TGGATTTGAATCCGGGACCTCGAGTTCTCTAAACAGACAGTCTACCACGTCGCCATAAAAGCTAGCTGACAGGCAAGGGAGTAGAAGAAGAAAGTGCCGTATAATAACTCTGCTTCGCGTGGATCTTTTGTTTCCTAAAGCACCTTGAAATCAGAGCAGAACTTATTTTGCCTTAAAAACATATCTATTTCAGTCATTAAAGTGTCTTCATGCTTTGTGTCCTGCATATCCTGTACATTACGTTTTTGTGCCCCAAGAACTCCGTATTAAATTTGGTCTTGTCCTTGCGTCaaatcctggggttccacacactgttGACCAATATCTAAAAACATACATTGCAACCGaaaatttacaagatgatcattatatatttatatagatgtgccatagaaggaacttttgctatgctttaacttgtaatataaATACACACACGAGACAGACTGGATATGGAGTATGTACACACATGATTGTACACACATGATTATGACAGGAACTCAATCAACCTTCTTAACATACCAACACATAAAACAACGATAGAAAATTTATTTCCATTCCATTTTTTTGCAGCCAATATACAGCTAGTATAGATATACAAATACATGTCAATGGTAAAGCAACACAACTTATTATGAACTTAAAAGAATCCAATGGCAATCTTTCAcaaattttctttacttttagaTATTAACTTCAATTGTATAAAGTCcgcatcaaatgtatttaactttactaaaatatatagattaagtttgtattttaagaaaCTTACTACTGTTACCATATCACTTCATTTAAGACAAACTTTTACATAGGACCACACACGATAAGTcgaattattttatgtttgtccCTGTGAGTGACAAAATAACTTACAAACGATCTACAAAATGGATATATAACATGACATCGGTATATGATCGATCGGATTAAAAGAAatctaagaaaaaaacaacaacaacaacaacaaaaaagaaacaaacaaaaaacatgcatttttgttGCAACACTCATATTGGTACTTTTGTCTTAATAAATGATGACAATATTGACAGAGAGAAATATACAAGAAGCAGTTTTACATAGTGTTATATACGGTTTCAAGAATAATGAATTAATGAATATTATACACTTCGTGCACTGTTACACTTCCAGCATATTACTGCAACACAGGTTTACTGCACAAATTAGTatctaaattaataaaaatacacatgtaaaGTGGTCACGCAGCTTTGAATAAATGAAGGTAAACAATAATTAAAGTCATTCTATAGATCGCCATGTCTTGCAATTTTTCGCATTAAGTTGTGCAGACAGTGTTCCACGGCCCCGCCTCTGCTTTGTTTAAAAACGGTTTCTGTTTCATGTGTACACGAATCCGTACAGACACCCATGTATTTCCATTCTATTCCCGCCAACATGCCCTGGAACGACCAGTTTATCACGCAGCCATTTCCACGTGGTATCTATAAACAATGAAATGTAAGTTATAGAATttattgtttatacaaaataataaaatttagttttctaATTGTAATCGAAGTCACCTTTGGCTAAATGTTCAGTTCTATAATATCTTTCGAAACAAATACTTCTTGTTGAAAGTAAGAATAAACTCAGGTTCTACAATAATTCCATGTTAGCAGACTAATCAATTTTAAATGATCAATCattgcagctttatttatctGGTGAAATCTTTCAATATTACTCCGTATCATAATTGTGATATGCGTCATTTCGTTAAAATATACCTGTCCAGAATTTTTTGTCCCGAGTGCGCCAGCTATATTTGTTGCCATACTCAAAAAGTCTTCTAAACCACAATGTGCTGCCCCTGTAAAAGAAATAACGAATAAAGTTTAACTTTATCTGTGTACCATGATTTACTGGTATACCAAAGAAGTAAAGAAGTTCCCCAAACATAGAAAGTAAGGAAAAGTGCTTTAAAAGCGACATACTATCATACAGTAACACTGATTAGAATTTTCCTGTTGGATACATATCCTTGTTTTTCAGTGATCACAAAGGATAAAGCATACTAAGTCCAAGTCCTCGGCCACAACACGACACGACACTTAACTGAGAATGAAAGTTATTAAAATAATACGTGATCGAGTCCTCAAGAAAGTGTGCAATAAGTTTCAACAAACATGTACTTGCGAAGTCGCAAGGCAAGATAAACTCCTCCCTATCTTAAACGTCATTTGCCATATATATGAAATGGTAcgataaaaataaaagaatataagTTTACTTACCAAACACTAACACTACAATAAAAGCCGAAAGAAATTTGCCATGCATTTTTGCTCCAAGTTTATTTCTGTCCACCCGTTTAGTTGCGCGCCGTTCGTCTTCTACTGAGATAAAACGCATTGGAagtgaattttattttaataattacgCATGCGCAGTAGGTACCAAGTGTCAATTTTCAGAAAAATTCCAACTTTTAGTTTCGGGTATAAGTCAGTCCTGCATATATGTTACAGTGTTATGCACTAACGCATCtatattaatgtaaaattacTTTCAAGGTTAAATTAAATGAGTACACTAAAATCACACCGACAGAAAAAGAGAAAgtagccaagcaaaataatagaaaagTCGGCAACAGCTCCGTATACAGAAAAGATATGAAATCTAAAATAATCATGTTAATGTAGATATTGTTTTTAAAGTGTCGTGGTTCTTGAACTTAAAGGTAAtttaattcaacaaaaaatgtacCAATAAGAAACAATATCAGTTTCATCTAGCGGCCATATATAGTATTAGTACATGACTCGATTTAGTTTGCCATTTTTCTGACTGCGGCATCTCAATGAAAATAGGATAACATGGCGAAACAGACTTAATTAGTATGGGTAAAACAATTTTTCAGGTCGAACTTTTGTACCGAGTATAATTATATGCACGCATATAATAAAGGAATGTGATACGAGAATGACCCGGAATTAACCAAAGTGCGCCTATTTTTATGTCACTTTTGTAGGATAATATTTATCCTCACCAATTAATGATAAGTATATGCTAGACCTTCCGTCGACAACTATTCAAAGAAATATACACCATGCAAATTCAATGTAGCAAGGTCAAAACCGTTACTTGTCTGAACTGCTTCCAAGATTTTGAAGTTCTATCACATCACTGATCTTTATTGATTATTTCGACATGTAAAAAGGGCGTTACCGGCTTAGATTGTCTTCAGTTTTCTACATATGCATATACCGGGAATTTATAAAAGTTCACCGGATACGCTTTACAGAAACTCTTTAAAAAGTTAGTTGTACGATTTGCCAAAGACCCCCACCCCTTTCTTAGTTTCTGCCTGGTTCTATTAAAACCTTTAAACCTTTTGAACCCCCATCCAATCCCCATTCCTGAATCTGCTATTATACCTGCTATTTTCGATGTGAAAGAAATAATCCATTTAACATCCAGGAAATGAAGAAGCGGGCGGCTCATGGTTGACTGACTAGGAGGCTAAATTATCAATTGATGCATTTACTACAATAAGCGggatttcagttttaaaaatattttaaatgataatgGTTGGGATTCCAACAATCCAAAAGTCCCTTTTAGTTACAGCTTGTCTTAATAGCTAATATACAGATAGAACAGAGATATAAATGTACGGCATTGGTGCAGAAAAACATATTAAAGACACGTTATGTAACAATTAAACGCTCATATCTTTGTTTCAAATACCAAATCATATTTTCCTAAATTTGTTTCAGAATGGTGTAATAGTCTTGACGTACAAAttactatacatgtcatccattgtttttgattacctccttGCACAGCTCTGACTGTAAAAgattgtttttagtttttgttggaTTCAACGTATCACTGTTAACCTTATAAGTGCCAGCGTTTGATAGTAGAGGAAGAATTCTGAAAAACTTGTTAGAGTCATCTCAATTTTTGAGAACACATCGGACATTGGAAAAGTAACAGTAAATAAGACCCTTTACATTGCCAATTTCCAGTTCATCAAAATcctaaaatggaaaaataaataaataaaaacataaaagcCATGTACAATTGCATATGGGAAAAAATAGAacaaatcaaaaggaaaatatTGCTTTATTATGAACAAGGAAGGATAAAAAGGTTGAATTAAACAGCTTTTTGAATGTCATAAAATCTTGCCGGGtaaaaatattcaattgaaatgaattaaacaaacaaactatgggaagattttttatacaaattatctTGAAAAAGCAGGAGGAAAACCACTTTATGAAAGCAAAAAGTAACTTAAGAACCTTCAAAGTAGAGTAATGTCTGGAATGACAAtcgtttaaaatatttaaacatggaATGACCTGTTTTGATATATGCCTTCTGGACTTCTTTGTAGGGAATTTAATGGTATTTATCTTGGTGAAGATATTGAATACATGCGTATAATGAGCTTGTGGTTCTTTTCGATTGCTTTCCATATAAATCTACATGTCATTtagcatttttttgtgttttatataccATGAACTCTGTTTCAATTGCGAGTGTTTGGGATATAGCTGGCGGCATCAGAGTTGCTTTTATTTGTCCGAGACTCTGGAACTTTGTAAGAACGAAGAGTAAAGTTATGGGCGCAAAATAAACCCACACTGACCATAGCTGTATAGTTTAAGGAGTTTGACAGTGCATTTTACGCAGAAAGAGTGGATAAAACGGTATAAAGTGTTATTTTATGTatgatttaaagacatttcttctACTTATTCACCGAACTGAATGAAAACGATGGGTTGGACTGCAGCGCAAATGAGCCTGTTTCATAGCACATATGTTCATTCTTGcattaaaactacttttttccCACTGGATCCGTCCATGTATTAACGgaagaaaaatcgtgtgcaaacaaggcaattcacgtgctgttaatacattttttttatttttagaatgctTTCCTAGGgacatatatgtatttctgcgcagactgacatccggtatctgcgtcttgtttctttcatgaaaacctcttcttgtagcataaaagatgcaacttaatccatagaatgttttgctgtatcagttaccaagaccaaatgcactgcccccaacaatgttcgtactcacTTCTCCCCTCGGCGTcgattcagtttttgtagataaccgtgaatgtttaagaatcgcatGTAACATGttcgattgtttatttttaggaatcatatttatttaatgattttggtaagtatcagtcggtatgtttttatctaatttatctaagaatttatataaaaagcttgAACGCGTACTCATTCGTACTCGAAGTGTGTTCGCACTCAAAATAACTCAAATGTTAacttattattcttgaaattatgCTCCTGTTTACCAAACTTTTAAGcaatatgaacaattatttcatgtttgtaataacgagagataaaaaatatcgtttaaaaaccttcattacGTGCTTTTTGTgctgttgttgatttctgggccctggttatggatatttgaaacatgtttaccgtttccaagaacaacagaatggtaattaaaaatgtaccggaatcatgTAGTCATCacctatgaaaacaatacattagtcgtcgtgtaatgtttttaatGCAAGAATAGCAACACAAACGTTCCCGCGGGCTTTTGCagacacaaaaaacgtgtattatccctacattcatcCCAGTGTGTTGCCGTTTATCCAAACACTTGGAAGAAGGGGATTTTTGCATAGATCTGCTCTTGCTATTAGGAtcatttttgtcaacattttttatttaaattttatatcagttCCTACCTGAACTGTACCCTACCTGAACTgttctttgttttgaaaaataaaaaataaccgGGATGGACATTAAATCTGTTGTTAGGTGTAAAAGAATTTTTACCGAAACCAACGTGCCAAAAGATATTTCGTAGTTGTCGAAAATCTCATGACTGGCAGGCTTATGCAGTGTCTCTAACCACTACAATGACAATGTTTGCCAAAGGGtacttgttttgattttaacgcgatAAGAAATGTTGAGAAATATGACTGGTACATGATGGAACATAAATTACCACATGCTCAATATGTATTATACCAAACTACGCGTTTGTTGTGAGAAATGTGCGATTGGAATGGGTagtgtattttcccgttcatgaccatggttcttatattatACTTAGGGTTAGAGTATATAACATGTATAGTGGCATTTaatttctgatctggtgccagagTATTAATCTAACATGCCTGtaagaatggaaaaaaataaagcGAAGCATAAAACGTTACTGTACAAAACAAAGACACAGTCGGTTTGACTGAGGTGTAGTGAAAACGTGCAAAGGTTCTTAGGCAGAACTGTATAAATAAATTCCACGATTCAACGACTGAATTAGGTTGCTTCGCGGCATATAATAAGAACATAGAGTATATAagcataaatttaaattatgcgtAGACACTAGACTATATTTCATGATAGGGTTAATTATTTTACCTCGGCCTAATAAAATCGTACCCAACCTACTAAAAATAGTATGATCAGACGTTATTTGCTATTAATCCGAAAAACCCGTTCAAAATAGACAGTAAGTGAAATTTGTTTCGGGATTCCAGCACGGTCTAAAGAAATAAATACCCAAATAAGAATCCGACACTTAAAAAAAGTCTTAATACTTGAAAATGTCAATTTGAATTTCGACTTATACATTAAGTAATATGTCTTATAACTGGGCGAAgtgataaaagtatatatttgttttaaattttatatggagATTTTAAAGCAGTCTTATACATTAAGTTAAGCATAAATTAATAATCCATTTACTACAATAAGCGGGACTGcggttttaaaagtactttacATGATAATGGCTGGGATTCCAACAACCAAAAATTTCcttttagttacatttttttcatgttgATAGAACCCAGATATAAATGCACGTCATTGGTACAGAAAAACATATTAAAGAAACACGTTATATAATATCTTTGTTTGAAATTACCAAATCATATTGTATTTTTCGCACTTTATTTCAGAATGGTGTAATCGTTTTGATGTATGAAGTACTTTATATGTCATCCATTGTTTTTGAATACCTCCTTGCACAGCTCTGTCTGTAAAAgattgtttttggtttttgttggATTCAACGTATCATTGTTAACCTTAAAAGTGCTAGTAGAGGAAGACGGGGAATAGGATCTTTTGAAAACCTTGTTAGAGTAGTTTCAAGTTTTGAGAATACATCGGACattgaaattaaacaattaaaaagaaCATTTCTAAGGGTAGGGTCTGTAGTTAACACAAACATTAGGCCCCAgttgctgagaagtgacctatactcatcaaagtttcacccaactattttggcgaAAGAgaatattttctcacaatttagacccCATAACGCACCAGGGGCCACCATTCCATatctatattttaacattttctaggAGAAAAGCCCCCTGACACCCCCAAATGAGGGTGTACCGCCTCcaatatctcaaaatttcgaCAAAAATACTTGTGGCCCCATTGTGTATGGtagtgtgtggtggtggtggtagtgatggtagtgtgtggtggtggtggtagtgtgTGGTGGtagtgtgtggtggtggtggtaagGTGGTAGTAGTGTGTGGTAGTGGTGGtagtgtgtggtggtggtggtgtgtggtGGTAGTGTGTGGTGGTGGTGAGTGGTGGTGGTAAGGTAGTGGTAGTGTGTGGTGGTTGTAGTGTGTGGTGAAGTGTGGTGGtagtgtgtggtggtggtggtaagGTAGTGGTAGTGTGTGGTGGTGGTAGTGTGTGGTGATGTGTGGTGGTAGTGTGGGTGGCGGTGGTGTGTAAtagtgtgtggtggtggtggtggtagcgTGCTGTAGTTGTACCGTGTGGTGGTAGTGTGTGGTGGTGGTCTGAATGTTATATTTTCCTCaagtaataaattttaaagtttaaaacataatttttaacgATAACGTTATAGTAGTATATAAAATACCGCAACGGAGCCCTatttgaccttatttaaccttttgaccacttctaaaaaaacaaagtcaagcaattaaaaaacaaaaaagaaacaagttttcatagtactatatgaaaacctatagtaaaatataattaaacacttccaccaaatatttgtcaaaatcctaccacgaaaacagggtcagtttaacctcacttaacctcttgtttctattttgtaagtgcacaaagtttaaaacccggaagaaaaatttacatgtccttattggttaaaataatttataatagtttgttcattttgttttacattattaatttttagtattttatacagtaaatcatacaacggtactttgtcttgtaacattttaatgaaaaataaacaataatatccacagagtgtacttgttttgtcttgatattgaacattgttgtattttacatttggtatatacttaattacttcttccggcggaggaagtccaaatgaatcaaagtacatattatttaagtaacaaacccaatgtgttccagacccaacagagtcatctaaattgattattccacactcgtcctttacttttaattttagtaaattatttctactaaatacacccctaaagtttttaatttttaattgttttacccattgttcaatttcaaagtttggtttgtttataaattttatttttttttactataggaattcgtctgtacggtccccgttgagaatcaatctgtataccctggccatgtcccttaccacttaacaaagatgtaatcaaaagtattcctagactagcagccaacatacctaaaaacccgccgtcttgtttttgtttttgtgttaatttaatcaccccagatcctactagttgctttctttgattaggtgtaagatatggtgatataacatttttcttatcattagctactgaaatcataccatttccaagtattttactaacaccagtactggcaagcccagacaaagccccgatgcctagaggggctaatatttttggaactattttcgctgccattggaagaattgtttttcctaacaaaccagccaaagctcctaaaaatccaccattttgaccttgactggacatttgtttttttgaaattgtaatttctaatcccttcttatttctaatagacttttcaatttgattaatttgtgtttttgttaaaagtaaaggaaagtttccacgtaattgttcatgttttaatctaaaagtatgtggaattttattattataagcttgtgctaaatttttcttttgtccatctgttaggttaactttatattcaatataatttgacgtcattatatataatttatatttaatttatttttaaacaataacaagttcatttccaatagtatttatttcaactgtttcttcatacaatacaattgcgtaaacacgaatattagctgccggtggaatatttaatttagctgttaatgtaatatgcttaggatcttctgttattacttcctttttatattccaagttaaaatgaacaaatccaaataaactataaaagtttaatatatttagcagacttccagtagtcttattattttgtttataataataattgattACATCATtgtatattcttgatatacttgtgtattctgtttctggataaaaaacaccattaccaacttcaagacgacaggagctcaaagtgcaattttcatttgctgcattaactttaaatgtatctaataaatgtgggttatgttcttgtgaattacttttatcaggtcgttgtaaataaacaaatacatgttgtggttttgttataccagctgttattctaaaggttatattattttgttgtgtatcagttgattgtgtcaccatttcccgaaggtatgaccaccttgcttttgtatgtctttcagcaattagattaagtccaaattcattaaaaatcaaacgtggaacccatagaattaattttgttacaattactctaccagcatcagcagcattagctcgaaaaattaattcatcattatctgtcagctgcagtattatttgaatttgacttggaggtataatattagtttctaaaccctgaacaaatgaataattatttaatggaattttagcatttacctcattaccaccttggattgataacttcctagaagcaaaaccactattataattgtcattatcttttctactttcagcaacatcagtagtatctaaataaataaattcatttgttccagttgtttttgcataatcattggatagttcaactaaattttttacatttattaccttgtataaattattacaatcatatacaatttttccattttgtttaaccactaactgatcaattattgaagctgcattattaattagagcaaattgatctccatcagcataattattaccgttagcaagcttatttactttaaaacttacttcaaaataagcattaaaccaatcaaaatatgagcttctatcattaattgtaaagtgatatccgtttttttgttgcttaacattatttcccaagacagatattaaagctgtatctaattgaataggagttaattcatatctttcacaatattgttttgttctaaacatgtatatattatatattattttatcttttataaattaatctgttaatatgtTTACGCTgagttgaagttccagatcctgacaatattctatttaattttatattaatatcctcctcattatcattattatttttactgttattcttttcttgtaattccttggcaattaaattaccaactgccggagcaggtttctttttaaatttttcaacaatattatttacagctaaatttccaacttctgttccaaccttttttgttccactttcaagtgctgcttttcctgctgtttccaaagctttttttccagctgtgctaattgaagatgcaactccacttgaaaacaatttcgttaaagtgtcaaagatacctgttccgcgtataatttcttcttcggt
This is a stretch of genomic DNA from Mercenaria mercenaria strain notata chromosome 4, MADL_Memer_1, whole genome shotgun sequence. It encodes these proteins:
- the LOC123550974 gene encoding uncharacterized protein LOC123550974 isoform X2; the protein is MSRPLLHFLDVKWIISFTSKIAGAAHCGLEDFLSMATNIAGALGTKNSGQIPRGNGCVINWSFQGMLAGIEWKYMGVCTDSCTHETETVFKQSRGGAVEHCLHNLMRKIARHGDL
- the LOC123550974 gene encoding uncharacterized protein LOC123550974 isoform X1, with product MRFISVEDERRATKRVDRNKLGAKMHGKFLSAFIVVLVFGAAHCGLEDFLSMATNIAGALGTKNSGQIPRGNGCVINWSFQGMLAGIEWKYMGVCTDSCTHETETVFKQSRGGAVEHCLHNLMRKIARHGDL